In Eupeodes corollae chromosome 3, idEupCoro1.1, whole genome shotgun sequence, a single genomic region encodes these proteins:
- the LOC129951731 gene encoding small integral membrane protein 20: MSTLKGRKFIAFISMIVGGIGLAVYPIIIDPMINTDKYKKIQEQTRAGVNQEAIQPGGMKVWSDPFGRK; encoded by the exons atgaGTACTTTGAAAGGACGGAAATTCATTGCCTTTATTTCAATGATTGTTGGTGGAATTGGTCTGGCTGTTTACCCAATTATAATCGATCCAATGATTAATACCGACAAATATA aaaaaattcaagaacaaacGAGAGCTGGTGTTAATCAGGAAGCAATTCAACCTGGAG gcatGAAGGTGTGGTCAGATCCATTTGGACGgaaatag